One segment of Polypterus senegalus isolate Bchr_013 chromosome 8, ASM1683550v1, whole genome shotgun sequence DNA contains the following:
- the LOC120533520 gene encoding zinc finger protein 664-like has product MPKMYPAGQKSLQKECQREEDVIEKRNKRKGRTNIQRPRKIINHIKVKDCNPQYMGPDEDLNRLGSSLGRRCSLKDNNAHKPSESSKTNTVSPEKKLCPNQTGEDFQENDNLSSLQGRPQIKQPDKNRKKVASATKNLVMASQHPRFQPIVKLTRIDAIKYQTVYNINPIRQQCAGTFKYKLNSKNNGGIHGSKKMYHCPEGGKQFSDNHMPKKRREDNTVKESYHRSKCVKNFSKHSHTTTPIVEKPYLSKHGKRLSHVSHLHTHMIGHRGQGLCHCPTCGKHFFDRNGLFKHKRIHTGEKPYCCSECGKQFLDGSNHRRHLRVHTGEKPYCCSECGKRFSQTSHLHTHMRVHTGEQPFSCFECGKQFSDSSNHLKHLRVHTGEKPYCCPECGKRFSDTSGLLRHAGVHNEDRPFACSECGKKFSERSSLRRHIRTHV; this is encoded by the exons atgccAAAAATGTATCCAGCTGGCCAGAAGAGTTTACAGAAAGAATGTCAACGTGAAGAGGATGTCATTGAAAAGAGGAACAAAAGAAAGGGTAGGACTAACATTCAGAGACCCCGCAAAATTATAAACCATATTAAGGTGAAAGACTGTAATCCTCAATATATGGGCCCAGATGAAGACTTAAACAGATTGGGCTCCAGTTTGGGCAGACGCTGCTCCTTGAAGGACAATAATGCCCACAAGCCGTCAGAATCCTCGAAGACTAACACAGTGAGCCCCGAGAAGAAATTGTGTCCAAATCAAACTGGAGAAG atTTTCAAGAGAATGACAACTTGTCCTCTCTTCAGGGTCGTCCACAAATTAAACAACCTGATAAGAATAGGAAGAAAGTGGCATCTGCAACAAAGAACTTGGTAATGGCCTCTCAGCACCCTAGATTTCAGCCTATTGTGAAGCTAACAAGGATCGATGCCATCAAATATCAAACAGTGTACAATATAAATCCAATCCGCCAACAGTGTGCgggaacatttaaatacaaattgaATTCTAAAAATAATGGAGGGATTCATGGGAGTAAGAAAATGTATCACTGTCCTGAAGGTGGGAAACAATTCTCAGATAATCACATGCCTAAGAAACGCAGAGAAGATAATACAGTGAAGGAATCATACCACCGTTCTAAATGTGTTAAGAACTTTTCAAAACACAGCCATACCACCACTCCCATTGTAGAGAAACCATATTTGTCTAAACATGGCAAACGATTGTCACATGTGAGCCACCTTCATACACATATGATTGGTCATAGAGGACAGGGTTTATGTCATTGTCCAACATGTGGTAAACATTTCTTTGACAGGAACGGTCTTTTcaaacacaaaagaattcacactggagagaaaccatattgttgttctgaatgtggcaaacaatttttaGATGGCAGTAATCATCGGAGACATTTAAGAGTTCACACTGGTGAGAAGCcctattgttgttctgaatgtggcaaacggttCTCACAAACAAGCCATCTTCATACACACATGAGAGTGCACACTGGAGAACAGCCATTTTCCTgttttgaatgtggcaaacaattttcagATAGCAGTAATCATCTGAAGCATTTAAGAGTTCACACTGGTGAGAAGCCCtattgctgtcctgaatgtggcaaaagattttCCGACACAAGCGGTCTTCTGCGTCATGCAGGAGTTCACAATGAAGACCGTCCTTttgcctgttctgaatgtggcaagaaaTTCTCAGAAAGAAGCAGCCTTCGTAGACATATAAGAACACACGTTTGA